The following coding sequences lie in one Primulina huaijiensis isolate GDHJ02 chromosome 2, ASM1229523v2, whole genome shotgun sequence genomic window:
- the LOC140958989 gene encoding uncharacterized protein, producing MVDEIMVCVDRIIASAAYFQESSSTTVDCSGGVTEEESVDVCGNGGLNGYKGGVFSGNVDEGSSFSSIKSKGCVQECRICQEEDEEKEMEAPCACNGTLKFAHRKCIQKWCDKKGGIICEICNQVFSPNYTSPPLRSNADVMAIDIRFVLYITFTTIYYRNLNFVNSSELFL from the exons ATGGTGGACGAGATCATGGTGTGTGTGGACAGGATAATAGCGTCAGCTGCATATTTTCAAGAATCATCGTCGACAACGGTCGATTGTAGTGGCGGGGTGACGGAAGAAGAAAGCGTCGATGTTTGTGGGAATGGTGGCTTGAATGGTTATAAAGGAGGGGTTTTTAGTGGGAATGTGGACGAGGGGTCTTCTTTTTCTTCGATAAAATCGAAAGGGTGTGTGCAGGAGTGCAGGATTTGTCAGGAGGAAGATGAAGAGAAAGAAATGGAAGCCCCTTGTGCTTGTAATGGCACTCTAAAG TTTGCTCATCGAAAGTGTATTCAGAAGTGGTGCGATAAAAAAGGTGGTATCATCTGTGAAATCTGCAATCAG GTTTTTTCACCAAATTATACGAGTCCACCACTAAGAAGCAATGCTGATGTTATGGCTATTGATATCCGGTTTGTTTTGTATATCACCTTTACGACAATTTATtatagaaatttaaattttgttaaCTCTAGTGAACTGTTTCTTTAA